A window of Variovorax paradoxus genomic DNA:
CTTGAGGTTCTGCGGCCGCGTGAGCTTGTTCTCGATGCCGCGCCACCAGATCTCGGCTGCGTGGTTGAAGCAATAGACGATCACCTCGTCCGCCTTGCCGCAGGCCTTGATGATGGGCTTGTCTTCCGGCTGGCCGACCTCGATCCAGATCTTCACCTCGCCGGTGAAGTCGCGCAGCCACACGTCGGGCTCGTCGACGTTCGACAGGCCGGCGCCGAAGGCCAGCGTGCCGTCGCCGTTGCAGATGTCCTGCAGCTGGTGCGCGTTGAGCGCGAGCGCGACGAGCCGGATCATCATCCGTTCGTCGGTCTCGCTGGGGTGGCGCGCCAGGGTCAGCGCATGGTCGGCGTAGTAGCCGTGGTCGATGTCGGCCACCGCGAGGGTGGCCTTGAAGATGGTGGATTTGAGGGCCATGGGTGCGCGAGTGTATGCGCCGCGCGCACCCGGTGCCGCTCTTAGAACGCCACAGAGGCCTGCACGTACAGCGTGCGCGGCTGCCCCACGTACTTGCCGCCGTTGTTGTCCACCGAGCGGTTGAAGTAGCGGCGGTCGAACAGGTTCTTCACGCCCACGGCCACCTTGAGGTTGCGCATGTTCTTGCCGAAGTCGTAGCCGGCGCGCAGGTTCACGAGCGCGTAGCCCGGGATGTTGCCCAGCCGGCCGGTCGCGTCTTCCTGCGTGATGTAGATGGCGCCCGTGTCGGGCGAGCCCGGCGAACGCTGCTTCGACTGCGCATACAGGTCGGCGTTGAAGGTCCACGGCCCGCGCTCGTAGCGCGCGCCCAGCGTCGCCACGTTGCGCGAGTAGAACGGCAGGTCGCGGCCCGCGAACACGCCGGCCTTCGAGATTGCCTGCGTGTACGTGTAGGTCGCCGACACCGACATGCCCTTGAGCGACGGATTCAGCTCGGCCAGTTCGTAGCGCAAGGCCGACTCCAGCCCGCGATGCTGCGTGGCGCCCAGGTCGGTCCACTGGCCGTCGCCCACGATGGAGCGGGCCAGCTGCAGTTCCTTGTCGAAGTCGATGTTGAACAGCGTCAGCTCGCCGCTCAGCGCTTCGCTCTTGTAGTGCGTGCCGATCTCGTAGGTGTTGGCCTTCTCGGCATGCAGGCCGTTGGTCGACTGCGCGAGCTGCGCGTACTGCTGAGGACCGAACGACACGCCCGCGTTCGCGAACAGCGACCAGCGCTCGTTCATGCGGTACATCACCGACAGCGTCGGCAGTACCTCGTTGGCGTCGGCCTTCGGCTGCAGCGCGCCGGTGACGCGGCCGTTGGTGAGGTTGATCACGTCGTTGAACGAGCGGATCGATTCATAGCGCACGCCGGGCGTGACCGTCCAGTTGCCGAAGTCGATGCGGTCGTCGATGTAGAACGCATGCGCGGTCGTGCCGCCCTTGCTGGTCTGGTAGGCGGGGTTGGCCAGGCTGTAGGCGTCGAAGCCCGGGCGCGGCCGGTAGTAGGCGCTGCGCGTGGCGGTTTCCTGCGTGTCTTCCTTCAGGTAGCGGTAGCCCACGCTCACCTCCTGCACCACGCTGCCGGAGTCGAACAGGCGCGAGTAGCGCGGCTCCACGGCAAAGGTCTTGTAGCTGCGCGGCGCGGCGGTCAGGCGGCGCTGGCCGGCGGTGGTGCCGCTGCCTTCCTGTTCGATGTGGCTGCCGCGGAACGAGTCGGTGTAGTAGGTCAGCAGCTCGAACTTGTTCACGCCGTCGTTGTGCGTGTACTTGATCGAGCCGTCGGTGCGGCGGCCGGTGAACTCGTCGAAGGGGCGGTCCGACTGGAACGGGTTGGCCGCGAACTGCGCCGTCGTCAGGCCGCCCGGCATGGTGCCCTGGCCCTCGAAGTGATGCAGCGACACCGCGATGTCGTCGGTCTTCGAGAGGCGGTAGGCGCCCTTGAGCATCAGGTCGTCGATGCTCGTGCGGTCGTTGCTCTGGCGCCAGCCGTCGCCGTGCGTGCCCGAATACAGCAGCGCCAGGCCCAGGCCGTTCTCGTTGGTGCCGCCGATGAACACGCTGGGCGTGGTCTTGATGCCGCCGCCGTGGCCGGCGCTCTCGACCCCCACGCTGGCCTCTTCCGCGAACGTGGAGGGAATCGCGCGCGACACGAAGTTGATGATGCCGCCCACGTTCTGGGGGCCATAGCGCACAGAGCCCGCGCCGCGCACCACGTCGACCGCCTCCAGGTTGCCCAGCGACAGCGGTGCCAGCGACAGCTGCGGCTGGCCGTAGGGCGCATAGGCCAGCGGCACGCCGTCCAGCAGCACCGTGGAGCGCGGCGACAGGCGCGAGGTCAGCCCGCGCACGCCCACGTTCAGCGAGATGTCGCTGCCGCCGGTGCCGTTGCTCTCCTGCACCTGCACGCCGGGCACCTGGCGCAGCACGTCGCGCACGCTGGCCGAGCCGCTTTCCTGGATCTGCTTGCGCTCGATGATGGTCCGCGCGCCGGCGTGCTCCAGCACCTTGGCTTCGCTGGGGGTGCCGAGCCAGTCGCCGGTGACGGTGATGGCTTCGAGCGATTTCGATGGTTCGGCCGCGGGCTGCGCCTCGGCGGCAAAGCCCTGCAGGCTCAGGGGCAGCAGCGCCAGGGCGATGGCCGTGCGCTTGTGTCGATGTCTGTGCGTGTTCAAGGAATCCCTCTGTTCTCTATGTTGTCGAATGAATCTGTGGTGCGCGGGCCCGGCGGCGCTCGGCGCGCCGGCGCCACCAGAGCCACACGCCGCTCAGGCCCAGCCCGCCGAGCGCCAGGCCCAGCAGCACCGTGAGCGCCTCGTGCAGCAGGCCGCCCAGTTCGCCCGTGTGCAGCGGATAGACCACCGCCACCATGCCGTTGCCGGCGTCCAGGTCCTGCCACTTGCGCGCGGCCAGCACTTCGCCCGTGACGGTGTTCAGCCATACCGAGCCGATGCCGTTCGGATGCGGGTCGTCGGACAGCCGGAAGCGCACGCGCATCGGCCGGCTGGTCTTGCCGGGCACCTGGATGTAGCCGATGGGCTGGCCCGGAAAAGCCTGCTGCGCGCGGGCCACGAGTTCATCGAGCGGCAGGCGCGGGCCGGTGGCCGCGCCCTTGGCGATCACCGGTGGCTTGACCGGCTGCTGCCCGGCCAGGCCGGAAATGAAGTTGCCCAGCGGCCGCCACGCCATGTAGGCGCCCGTGGCCACCGACACCGCGATCAGCAGCCCGAGCACCGCGCCGCCCGTGCGGTGCAGGTCGAACAGCCCGCGCAGCAGGCCGCGGTCGAGCACGATGCGCAGCGACGGCGGCCAGCGCACGGGCCACCAGAGCACCAGGCCCGTGACCAGCAGGAACAGATAGGCCAGCGCGACGACGGCCAGGATGGCCTTGCCGGTGTCTTCCAGCAGCAGGCTGCTGTGCAGCTCGAACAGCAGGTTGTAGGCGCCCTCGTGGGTGCCGCGCCGGCCTTGCTCGGCGCCGGTGGTGGGGTCGAGGTAGAGCGTGCCTTCCCACTGGCCGCGTACCATCACCCAGAGCGTGTCGCCGGGCCGGCGCGGCGGGCGCAGGGTGAAGTTGGCATCGGGGCCGAACTCGGCGGCCAGCCGCGCGCGCAGCGGCTCGAGTTGCAGCGGGGCATCACCCGTCGAGCGAGCAGTGAAGAAGGCCGGATGTGCGTAGCGGTCGAGCGGCAGCGCCACCACCAGCATTGCGCCGAGCAGTGCCGTGAGGGCGAGGATCGGACCGAGCGTGAGGCCGATCCAGCGGTGAATCCTGAGCCAGAGGCGTCTCAGAGGGGCGCGCATGACCAACAGGGGACGGCGAGTCCCCTAAAACAGTGTTGTTGGCTGGCGCCCCGCGAGGGCGTTGGCTGAAAAAAGACGCGACCGACGTGAAACAGCCGCCCTCAGGCGGCTGGTGTATCGGTACACGAAGGCTTAGATTCTACTGGCGAGCTCCGCCGCCTTGCCCACGTAGCTGGCCGGTGTCATGGCCAGGAGGCGGGCCTTTTCTTCTTCCGGAATCTCCAGCGAGCGGATCAGCCCGTGCAGCGCCTCGGCCGTCACGGTCTTGCCGCGCGTGACTTCCTTGAGCTGCTCGTAGGCGCCCTGCACGCCGAAGCGGCGCATCACCGTCTGGATCGGCTCGGCCAGCACTTCCCACGAGGCGTCGAGGTCTTCGGCCAGCGCTTCTTCGTTGAGCTCGAGCTTGCCCAGGCCGGTGGCCAGGCTTGCGTAGGCCAGCGTGGCGTAGCCGAAAGCCACGCCGATGTTGCGCAGCACCGTGCTGTCGGTCAGGTCGCGCTGCCAGCGGCTGATCGGCAGCTTCTCGCTCAGGTGGCGCAGCAGCGCGTTGGCCAGGCCCAGGTTGCCTTCGGCGTTCTCGAAGTCGATCGGGTTGACCTTGTGCGGCATCGTCGACGAGCCGATCTCGCCCTTCTTCAGGCGCTGCTTGAAGTAGCCCAGGCTCACGTAGCCCCAGATGTCGCGCGAGAAGTCGATCAGGATGGTGTCGGCGCGGGCCACCGCGTCGAACAGCTCGGCCATGTAGTCGTGCGGCTCGATCTGGATGCTGTACGGCTGGAAGCTCAGGCCCAGGCCCAGCGGCGCGGGCGTCTCGATGACCTTGCGGCTGAAGGCCTCCCAGTCGAACTCCGGCCAGGCGGCCAGGTGGGCGTTGTAGTTGCCCACGGCGCCGTTCATCTTGCCCAGCAGCTGCACCGAGGCGATCTGCGCCCGGGCCTTCGACAGGCGCACCGCCACGTTGGCGATTTCCTTGCCCACGGTGGTCGGGCTGGCGGTCTGGCCGTGCGTGCGCGAGAGCATCGACACATTGGCGAACTGGTGCGCCATTTCGCGCAGCTTGGCGATCAGGCCGTCGATGGCGGGCAGCACCACCTTGTCGCGCGCGGCCTGGATCTGCAGGGCGTGGCTGGTGTTGTTGATGTCTTCGCTGGTGCAGGCGAAGTGCACGAACTCGGCGGCGGCCAGCAGTTCGGGCCGGGCCTCGAACTTGGACTTGATCCAGTACTCGACCGCTTTCACGTCGTGGTTGGTGGTTTTCTCGATTTCCTTGATGGCCAGCGCGTCGGCCTCGGAAAAGTGGGACACCAGGCCCAGCAGGTACTTGCGGGCGCCGCCCGTCAGGGGCTTGAATTCGGCGAAGCCGCAGTCGGACAGCGCAATGAACCACGCCACCTCGACTTGCACGCGACGGTGCATATAGCCCTGTTCGCTCATCAGCGGGCGCAACGCCGCGAGTTTGGCCGCGTAGCGGCCATCAAGGGGGGAAAGGGCGGAAACGGTGGAAAAGCTCATGCCTCAATTTTAGGCGGCCGGCGGTCCGTGGGGCCGGCCCGACACATTCGGGTCGATCCGGGCCTCTGGTTTTCCCGTTCACCTAAAATGACTATTAACAAACGTTGTCATAGTTTAGGGAGAGAGCCTTCATGAAACTGATCGGATCGGCCGCCAGCCCGTATGTGCGCAAGGTGCGTGTGGTGCTGGCTGAAAAGCGGCTCGATTACCAGTTCCTGATCGAAGACGTCTGGGCTGCCGACACCACCATCGCCAGCTCCAACCCGCTGGGGAAGGTGCCCTGCCTGATCATGGAAGGCGGCGAGGCGATGTTCGACTCCCGCGTGATCGTCGAATACCTCGACACCCTGTCGCCTGTCGGCAAGCTGATTCCCCAGCAAGGCCGCGAGCGCGCCGAGGTCAAGACCTGGGAAGCGCTGGCCGATGGCGTCATGGACGCCGGCGTACTCTGGCGCCTGGAAGCCACCTGGCCTGGCCGCAATGACGGCGAGCGCAGCGCGGCCTGGATCGAGCGCCAGCGCACCAAGGTGTTGGACGGCGTCGCGGCCATGGCCAAGGGCCTGAGCGACAAGCCTTTCTGCAGCGGCATCCATCTGAGCCTGTCGGACATCGCGGTCGGCTGCACGCTCGGCTGGCTGAACCTGCGCTTCCCCGAGATCGACTGGCGCGCCGACCACGCCAACCTCGCCAAGCTGTATGACAAGCTGATGCTGCGCCCCAGCTTCATAGACACGCAGCCTTGACTCTCCCCCAGGCTTCGCGCACTTCGTGTCGCTTCTCCTTCCCCCTCACCGGGGGCGACACCGGTGGCCCTGCGAAGCCGGTTCCACGGTGTCTCGCGAAGAATCCCTCCGCTACCTTCACAAGCCGGTGAACCGCGCCACCGCCGGAAAGTACAAGCGGTAGGGCAACAGCCGCATCAGCTTCATCCAGAAGGTGAAGCGGCGCGGGAAATGGATCTCGAAGTCGCCCCGGCGCCAGCCCTCGAGCATGGCTTCGGCCGCCTGGGCCGGGGTGATCAGCGCCGGCATCCTGAAATCGTTCTTCGCCGTGAGCGGGGTGTCGACGAATCCCGGCTGCACCACGCTCACGCCGATGCCGCGCGCATGCAGGTCGACGTACAGCACCTCCGCCAGATTGGTGAGCGCGGCCTTGGTCGGGCCGTAGGCCAGGCTCTTGGGCAGCCCGCGAAAGCCGGCCACGCTGCCGGTGATCGACACATGCCCCGCACCGCGCGCCACGAAGCCCGGCAGCACCGCCGCCAGCACATGCAGCGTGCCGACATAGTTGACCTGCTGGTGCGCCAGCATGACTTCGAGCGAGAAGGCATCGGCGCGCAGTGCGTCGTAAGTGGCGGCGTTGCAGAGCACGAAGTCGATCGTGCCGGTGGCCGCCAGCAGCCGGGCGTGCGCGGCCGCCACCGAGGCGCTGTCGCGCACGTCGAGCGGCAGCACGATCACGCGCGGCGGCTGGCCGGCGTCGTTGTGCAGCGCCGCCAGTTCTTCGAGCGCCTCGCCGTTGCGCGCCGACACCCCGACCCGCGCCCCGCGTTCGAGCAGCGCCAGCACCGTCGCCCGGCCGATGCCAGTGGACGCACCCACGACCCATGCCGTCTTGCCCTGCCAGGCGGCGATCAGCGGGTTCAGCGGCTTCAAGGCGCGGCCTTCGGTACCGGCACGGGCTGCGAAGCCGCGGCCGCCGGGCGGATCACCAATGCCCACAGCGAGGCGCCCGCCAGCACCTTGAGCACGCAGGGCAGCAGGCAATAGGCCAGGGACAGCGCCCGCAGCGCCCCCGGCTCGCGCGCGCCGGGCACATAGCCGGCCAGCCCGAGCAGCGGCAGCGCCAGCCCCGCCGCCAGCGCGAGATTGAGCTTGGTCGCGAAATTCCACCAGCCGAAGTAGGCGCCGGCATGCGGCTGGTCGCCGGCCTCGGCGATGATCCCGGCCAGCAGGGCGCTGGGCAGCACCAGGTCGGAGCCGATGGCAAAGCCCGACAGCGCACAGACCACCAGGAACGGCACCGCGTCGCCCGCGCCCATCGCGCCGGCCCAGGCGAACACCGCCACCGACATGCACATGCCCCCGAGCCATGAGCGCGCCAGCCCGAAGCGTCTCACGATACGCAGCCACGCTGGAATCGACGCCGCCGCCATCACGAAGTAGAGGCCCAGGAAAGCCGGTTCCAGCGAGGCCGGGGCGCGCAGCCGGTCTTGCACGAAGAACAGCACCAGCGTGGCCGGCACCGCGCTCGCGATGCCGTTGAGCACGAACACCACCAGCAGCCGGCGAAAAGCCGGCCGGCGCAGCGGCAGCCGCAGGTCGACCGCCGCGTGCGGCGCGGAGCCACGCACGGGCCGCGGCGCCTGCGTCCAGAGCACCCAGCCAATCGCCAGCAGCACGCCGAACAGCGTCACCATCGCGGGCAGCCCCGCCAGTGTGGGGATCACCGAGGCGAGCACCACGCCGACCAGCCCCAGGCCTTCGCGCCAGCCCACGATGCGCCCGCGCTGCAAGGCGTCGCCGCCCAGCATCGCGCCCCACGACTGGTGCGCGATGCTCAGCATGCTGTAGCCCGCGTAGGTCAGCGCCAGCAGCACGGCGGCGGCCACCAGCAGCGCGACGTGGTTCGACGGGTCGACCAGCGCCTGCGGAAAGAACAGCAGCCCGAAGCCCACCAGCAGCACGCCGGCCGCGACGGCGCCGCAGCCAAGCACCGCGCGCGGCGAGCGCGCATGCAGCCGGTCGCTGAGCCGCCCGAGCAGCGGGTCGATCAGTGCATCGAGCAAGCGCGCGCCCAGCAGCACCGCACCCAGCGTGGCCAGCGGCACGCCGAATTCGCGTGCGTAGTGGTTGGGCAGCAGCACATAGAGCGGCAGCGCCACGAAGGCGAGCGGCAGCCCCAGGAGGCCATAGCGCAAGCCGGCCAGAGGTCCGAAGGAAGGCGACACGAAGAAAGGCCGCGCGATCTAGCGCTTGCGCAGCGTGTACTGAACTACGTCGATGTTGGCCTGCGAGAACGCGGCCTCGCAGTAGGCCAGGTAGAACTCCCAGATGCGCATGAAGCGCTCGTCGAAGCCCAGCTGCAGGATCTGCCCGCGCTGGCCCAGGAAGCTCTCGCGCCAGCGGCGCAGCGTCTCGGCGTAGTCGGCGCCAAAGGCGAACTCGTCCACCACCTCCAGCCCCGCGGCCTCGGCCTCGCGGCGGAACTCGCGCGGGCAGGGCAGGCAGCCGCCCGGGAAGATGTACTGCTGGATGAAGTCGGTCGAGTCGATGTAGCGGTCGAACAGTTCGTCGTCGATCACGATGCTCTGCACGCAGGCGCGGCCGCCCGGCTTGAGCAGCCGGCTCACGCTCTGGAAGTAGGTCGGCCAGTATTCGCGGCCCACGGCCTCCACCATCTCGATGGAGCAGACGGCGTCGAATGGCGCGTCCGAGATGTCGCGGTAGTCCTGCAGGCGCAGGTCGGCCCGCAGCCCGGCTGTGCGCTGCTGCGCGAAGGCCAACTGCTCGGTGGAAAGCGTCACGCCGGTCACCGAGGCACCGAAGTCGACGGCCGCCATCTCGGCCAGCGCGCCCCAGCCGCAGCCGATTTCGAGCACGCGGTCTCCTGGCTTCACCGCCGCGAGTTCGAGCGCGCGGCGCACCTTGGCGCGCTGCGCCTCGGGCATCGGCTTGGAAAGGTCGCCCTCGAACCAGGCCGACGAGTAGTTCATCGTCTCGTCGAGCCAGAGCTTGTAGAAAGCATTGCCCAGGTCGTAGTGCGCATGGATGTTGCGCGAACTGCCGGCCTTGCTGTTGCGGTTCATGATGTGCCGCACGCGATAAAGCAGGCGCCCGAACCAGCTGCCGTACACCACGTCCTCGATGGCGCGGCGGTTGGCGATGAACACCTTGATCAGCTCGGTGAGGTTGGGCGTGGTCCAGTCGCCCGCGATGTAGCTCTCGGCGAAGCCGATGTCGCCCGACTTGAGCGCGGCCTTGCAAACGTTCCAGTTGCGCAGCGTGAGCGAGGCGGTGGGGCCGCTGCCCGGCGTGGCGCCGAAGTGCCGCACCGAGTCGTCGGGCAGGCGCACGGTGAGCGAGCCGTAGGCCAGCCGCTGCAGCAGGCCGAGCACGGTGCGCGCCGCGCCGGGCGCGTCCTGGGGCAGCGAAAAGCGGGAGGCTGTGGTGCTGGTGGAAGTCATGAGTTCGCCTGCTGCTGGTTGTCGCGTGAAACGAAGTGGGTGGGCGGCGCCGGCTTGGCGACGAAAGGCACGCGCTTGAGCCAGAGCTTCGCGGCCTGCCAGTGGATGCGCGCGATCAGCCCGAAGGTCATCGCCGGATAGCGCCACAGCGCGCGCCGCACGCTGGCGGCGTTCATGGGGGCGAGCTGGCCGCTCACGCTGGTCTGCAGCAGCGGGCCTTCGGCGTCGTCGTGGTCGATGCGCACCACGGTGCGCGTCAGCTCGGCATCGACGAAGAAGCGGAAGCGGTAGCCGCCGCTGACCTGGCAGAACGGTGAAACATGGAAGGCCTTCTCGGCCTTGAGTTCGGCGCCGTACACGGGGCGGTCGAGCAGGTAGCAGTGGCGCTCGCCGAAGGTGTTGTTGACCTCGACCACGATGGCCCGTAGCACGCCTTCGGGTGTGTGGCAGTACCAGAAGCTCACCGGCTTGAAGGTGTAGCCGAACACGCGCGGATAGCAGTGCAGCCAGGCTTCGCCCGTGGCGTCGTGGATGCGGTGAGCCGCCAGCAGCTCGTCGAGCCAGGCCAGCGCGCCGCCTTGGTGGGGCGCACGGCCGTCGCCGTGGTCGGCGTCGTGGAAGGAAATCGCGGCGCGGCGGTTGAGCGCCAGGGCCTTGCTGCCGTGCGCGCGCAGGCTGCGCATCGGCAGCATCAGGAAATAGGTCGGATAGACGAAGGCGTTGCGCGCCGGGCGCAGGCGTGCATGGCGGACTTCCCCGAAGCCCATCAGCGGCACGGCCTGCGTCGGGGTCATGCCGCGCGCCTCGCCGCCGCGTCGTCGCCGGAAGACAGCCGCGCGCGCAGGCCGGCCGCGGCGGCCAGGCCGGCCTTCAGGCCGTCTTCGTGGAAGCCGTAGCCCATCCAGGCGCCCGCGAACCAAGTGTTGCGCTGGCCTTGCAGGGCCGGCACCTCGGCCTGCGCGCGGATCGCGGCAAGGTCGAGCACCGGGTGGTCGTAGTCGTATTCCGCCATGACCTGACTACGCTGGATCTCGCGGACCGGATTCAACGAAACGACGACCGGCTGCTCCCAGGGCAGCGGCTGCAGCTTGTTCAGCAGGTAGTGCAGGCAGACGCGGCCCGATTCGCGCTCGCCGGCGGCGGCCCGCTCGTAGTTCCAGGCAGCCCAGGCCGAGCGGCGCTGCGGCAGCACGGCGGCGTCGGTGTGGAGCACGGCGTGGTTCGGCTGGTAGCGGATCGCGCCGAGCACGGCGGCTTCGGCGGGGCTGGCGTCGCCGAGCATCGCCAGCGACTGGTCGGAATGGGTGGCCAGCACGACGTGGTCGAAGCGCTCGGTGCCGGCGTCGGTCGCCAGCAGCACGCCGTGCTCGGTGCGGGTGATGCGCCGCACGGGGGTGTTCAGGCGCTTGTCGGGCAGGCCCGCGACGATTTTCTCGACATAGTTGCGCGAGCCGCCGCGCACGGTGCGCCACTGGGGCCGGTTGGCGATCTGGATCAGGCCGTGGTTGTGGCAGAACCGGATCATGGTGGCCACCGGGAAGGCCAGCATCTGCGTGGTCGAGCAGCTCCAGATGCAGCCCATCATCGGCAGGAAATACCAGTCGCGGAAGGCCGCGCCGAAGCGGTTGGCGTCGAGGAACTCGCCGAGCGGCTGGGCCAGCTCGCCCTCGGTGCCGGCCACGGCGATGCGGGTGGTGAGGCGGTTGAAGCGCAGCAGGTCGCGCAGCATGCCTAGGAAGCGGGCATCGAACAGGTTGCGGCGCTGCGCGAACACGGTGTCGAGGTTGTTGCCGCTCCACTCGAGCGGGCGGCCGTCGTCGCGCGTGGCCTGCACCGAGAACGACATGTCCGACGCCGCCGTCTCGACGCCGAGATCGGAGAACAGTTGGATCAGGTGGGGATAGGTGCGGTCGTTGTAGACCAGGAAGCCGGTGTCCACGCCGTGCGCGACGCGGGTGGCGTCGGCGTGTGAGCGCGGAAGCTCGATGGTTGCCGTGTGGGCATGGCCACCGAAGTAGCCACTGGCTTCGAAGAGGGTGATGGCGGCCACGTCGCGCAGCGTGTGCGCAGCGGCCAGTCCGGAGATGCCGGCGCCGATGACGGCGATGCGAGGGGGCTGCGTCATGGCGCGACCCCCGCCCGGCTGGAAGACAAAAATGCTGCGAGGCGCCCCGACGCGAAGGAGGGAGGGAGGGAGGAGGAGAAGAATCGCCTCGGGATTTCGACCGGACGGCAGGCGTCCGGAAGACCTCGCAACATGAAAACTGGTGGGCAATCACTGCCCACGCAAGTTAGGAGCGCGGCGCCCGCGGCACGGTTCCCACTGCAGTGGTAAACGTTTGTTTCGCTGAGTTCACGGAGGATTGGACGCATCGGTAAATAATATTACCGATCCGTCTTTTTGTGAACTGCTCAGTCTCAATTTGGCCCGAGCTGCTTCTCGATGACGTTG
This region includes:
- a CDS encoding NAD(P)/FAD-dependent oxidoreductase, with the protein product MTQPPRIAVIGAGISGLAAAHTLRDVAAITLFEASGYFGGHAHTATIELPRSHADATRVAHGVDTGFLVYNDRTYPHLIQLFSDLGVETAASDMSFSVQATRDDGRPLEWSGNNLDTVFAQRRNLFDARFLGMLRDLLRFNRLTTRIAVAGTEGELAQPLGEFLDANRFGAAFRDWYFLPMMGCIWSCSTTQMLAFPVATMIRFCHNHGLIQIANRPQWRTVRGGSRNYVEKIVAGLPDKRLNTPVRRITRTEHGVLLATDAGTERFDHVVLATHSDQSLAMLGDASPAEAAVLGAIRYQPNHAVLHTDAAVLPQRRSAWAAWNYERAAAGERESGRVCLHYLLNKLQPLPWEQPVVVSLNPVREIQRSQVMAEYDYDHPVLDLAAIRAQAEVPALQGQRNTWFAGAWMGYGFHEDGLKAGLAAAAGLRARLSSGDDAAARRAA